CCAATATCGCAGAAGCCGTGGTAAACAATGTCATTGCCATCAATTGAGGCATTGACTTCAGGGAAACGTTGCAGCGCGACAGCGGCTGCTTTCACGAACAGAGACATAAAGCCCAGTTTCGCTTTGTGTTTTTTCTCGAATGCGTCTTTGTATTCGTTACGCATATCCATCAACGGCTTCATGTCGATTTCGTTGAAGGTGGTCAGCATCGCGGTGGATTGCTTGGCGTACATCAGACGTTCGGCGATGCGGGCGCGGAGGCGGGTCATGGGAACGCGCTGTTCCATGCGAGCACCTGAAGCAGAAACGGCAACAGTTGGTGCAGGTGCGGCGGCAACGGGTGCTGGAGCAGCAACAGGAGCTGGCGCGGCAGCAGGTTTCGCGGCAACAGCGGCTTGCACGTCTTCCTTAAGAATACGGCCTTGCTTGCCAGAACCATCGACATCAGCAGCCGTCAGATTGTTTTCTGCCATCAGTTTGCGGGCAGCGGGGGCGGTTTGTGGTTCAGTGCTTGCTGCTGGAGCAGCAACGGCGGGGGCAGCTTCGGCTTTTGGAGCTGCTGCTACTGCGCCAATGGTCATACGACCCAGCAATTGACTGCTAATGACGGTTGCACCCGCTTGCTCAATAATTTCGGTGAGGACACCATCGGCAGGAGCAGGTACTTCCAGCACCACTTTGTCGGTTTCGATTTCAACCAGTACTTCGTCCTGTTTGACACTATCACCGACTTTTTTGCTCCATGTCACCACGGTAGCATCGGCGACGGATTCCGGCAGTACCGGGGTCAGAATCTCACTGCTCATCTGCACACATCCTTTTTGGTAGGTATCGAATAGCATTTCTGGAATGCTTTTTTACTAATCTTATGAATTGTCGACATTATAGGGTTTTTTATGCACAAGGTCAACAAAAAACCTTCATATTGTCGACATATCCCTTATGTTTGCGCTAAAAACGCTGTCATACAATAACATAAATACAACATTGTCGACACCAAAAACAAAAGACCCCGCAGGGTCTTTTGCTAACATCGGAAGAGGGGAAAACTTACTCGCCTTCGCCCACTGCTTTCATGCTCAAACGCATCCGACCTTGGCGGTCGATTTCGATGACTTTGACTTTAACCACATCGCCTTCGTTGACGAAATCGGTCACGCGCTCAACGCGCTCGTCG
The sequence above is drawn from the Thiothrix subterranea genome and encodes:
- the odhB gene encoding 2-oxoglutarate dehydrogenase complex dihydrolipoyllysine-residue succinyltransferase, which produces MSSEILTPVLPESVADATVVTWSKKVGDSVKQDEVLVEIETDKVVLEVPAPADGVLTEIIEQAGATVISSQLLGRMTIGAVAAAPKAEAAPAVAAPAASTEPQTAPAARKLMAENNLTAADVDGSGKQGRILKEDVQAAVAAKPAAAPAPVAAPAPVAAAPAPTVAVSASGARMEQRVPMTRLRARIAERLMYAKQSTAMLTTFNEIDMKPLMDMRNEYKDAFEKKHKAKLGFMSLFVKAAAVALQRFPEVNASIDGNDIVYHGFCDIGIAVSSDRGLVVPILRNTENMGLADIESGIAGYAAKAREGKLDMGDLTGGTFTITNGGVFGSLLSTPILNPPQSAILGMHAIQKRPVVVNDQIVIRPMMYVALSYDHRIVDGQGAVTFLKTIKELVENPVRLVLDV